In the Anaerostipes caccae L1-92 genome, GAGACAGGAGGATTGGTTAAAGGAATGGGACTGCTCCCGATCGACACCGTCTTTTCCAAACAAAAAACAAGAAGCCGGGTCAAAGGAAGATTTCTTAAGCTGGATGGAGATTTGTATCCAATCTCAGGAGCTCCCTTTGAAGGATATGAAATTCACATGGGAATCTCTTCACAGCACGGCAATGCAAAACCGCTGACGTTTTTTGAGGATAAAGGTAACGGCGTCACAAAGCTTTGCGGAACCTGGGTAGGAAATGTCTACGGCACTTATTTACATGGCATTTTTGACCTCTCGGATACGGCGGAAAAGATTGTCCGTGCCATTGGAGAAAAGAAAGGGATCGATCTTTCCGATGCTCCGGCGACGGATTACCGGCAGTTAAAGGAAGATCAGTATGATCTGCTGGCAGATGAACTGAGAAAGCATCTGGATATGGAAAAAATATATGAAATCCTTCATAAAGGAGCAGAAGACTGATGAAAATTAAACTTGAGAATGTGGAGCCTGCCCAGATAGAGGCAAGAAGTTTTGAGATCATAACAGAGGAATTGAGGGCTTTTTCGCTGATTCCCGGAACTGAACCTATCGTAAAGCGCTGTATTCATACTAGCGCCGACTTTGATTATGCAAAAAATCTTTGCTTTTCGGATCATGTAGTATCACTTGCCATAGATGCCATCAAAAACGGCGCGTCCATTGTGACAGATACGCAGATGGGCAGGGCAGGCATTAATAAAAAGAAACTGGCCCGGTATGGGGGAACGGTCCACTGTTTTATGTCCGATGAGGATGTTGCAGAAGCAGCAAAAGCAAACGGCACCACAAGGGCTGTGGCGAGTATGGACAAAGCGGCGGCTTTAGGTGAGAAGTTCATTTTTGCAGTTGGAAATGCCCCGACGGCACTGGTCAGGCTGTATGAGCTGATCAGGGAAGGGAAACTGGATCCTCATCTGGTAATAGGGGTTCCCGTGGGATTTGTCAATGTGGTCCAGTCAAAAGAACTGATCATGGATGCTGAAGTTCCGTATATTGTGGCAAGGGGAAGAAAAGGCGGGAGCAATATTGCGGCGTGTATTGTAAATGCACTGCTTTATATGATAGATGGAACCAGATAAATCGATGCATTCAAAAGGGCCGGCTCACCTTAGTGGATCCGGCCCTTTTGATTAAAGGTAATTCACTGCGACAATCGCCAGTCCAAGCACCGTAAGGACCGCACCGGTTGCCCGGTTTAATACGATCGCCGAAGCTTTGTTTGCAAACTTCGCTGCTACTCTTGCCCAGAGAAATGTACTCAGCACGCAGAAAAGCAGGCTTAGCATATCCGGGCGTCCGCCGATGGCAAAATGACTCAGAGATCCGGTCAGAGCAGTAAATGTCATGATAAATACACTGGTTCCAACAGCAGTTTTGAGTTCGTACCCTAAGACACTGGTCAGCAGAAGGAGCATCATCATGCCTCCGCCCGCTCCTACAAATCCGCAGATAAAACCGACGACAGATCCGCAGAGAACAGACTGAAGAAATCTTTTTTTTGCATCCACCAAATCCATACTGCTTTTTGTGGTCATAACAGGACGGACAATAAATTTAATTCCCAGCAGCAAAGTCATGAATGTAGAAAATCCGCCCATAGCAGTGCTTGGTACAAGGCTGGAAATATAGCTGCCGACTAGTGTAAAGCAAAGCACAGAAATCATCATGACCAGTCCGTTTTTAATATCCAGATTTTTGTGTTTTCCATATGTATAAGCTGAAACTGCGCTGGCAAAAACATCGCTTGCCAGGGCAATGCCCACTGCCATATATGGATTCATTCCAAGAAAAGTGATCAGCATGGGACTTATGACTGCAGCTGCACTCATTCCAGCGAAGCCTGTCCCCAATCCTGCGCCGATTCCGGCTAAAAAACAAATGATAAATTTATACAACATAGCTGTTACCTCATACTTCGTGTTTTTTATGATTTAGTGACTTTGTAATATTTTCGTCGATCCTGCTGAAAAATTCCTGCAGCTTGAGCCGCTCCTCTTCTGTAAATCCATCGAGGAGAAGTGCGAAACATTGTTCCTGGCACTTTGAAAGGGCGTCGATTCTGTTCTGCATTTCCTCAGCCAGATACAGACGGCGGACCTTCCGGTTACCGGGATCAGGAGAGGTGGTCAGATAACCCTGTATCCTGAGAGATTCCACGGCTTTTGAAACATTGGATTTTGCAAACCCCCGCATGACTGAGATTTCCTTGGCGGTATTATTCCGGGGATTGTTTTTCAGAAAGAGCAAAATATCAATTTCCAGCTGAGACATTTCATATTGTTCCGACAAGGGCTGAAATGTCTGGCGGTACAGATGTTTGAAATGATTGGCATAGGTTAAAACATGATTCTGCATCAAATGCATTCCTTTCTATATAGTTCTATTTATAACTGTTATAATTATAACTATATAATAAAAAGATGTCAAGAAACCGTAAAATGAACGTATCATAAGACAGGTGATTTAAATGAAAAAACCAAGTGAATATTTAGAGTGTGGATTAAAGCTTTCCCTGCCGGCGAATTTCAGCCGGACTCTTGATCGATCAGCGGAGACTGTGTTGTTAGAAAAGGGCTGCACTGTCCTTTACCAGGGAGAGGAACCTGGTTTCATTTACTTTATCGCTGAAGGTCTCATGAGGGGATATTATATAGACTCAGAAGGGAATGATATGTCAAAATGCTTTGCGGCAGAAGGGGAGTTTGCCTGTACAGAAAGACTCAGAAAATCAGGAAAAGCGACTTTCACAATCGAGACATTAGAAACGTGTATTTGCGTAAAGATACCTTATTCCTTTCTCAATGCTAACAGAAATGAAGATGAAACGATTCTTAAAGTCATCAATGAGTTTACCCAGCGTGCCTTGAAGAAAGCAGAAAGACGGGAAAGGGGCCTGCTGACCCTAAGCGCCTCTGAACGATATATAGATTTTCTTTTGGAAGAATCCAAACTGGCTGGCCGTCTCAGCCAAAAGCATCTGGCATCTTATTTGGGAATCCGCCCGGGCTCCTTGTGCCGTATAAAAAAACAGATGGATTCACCTATGTGAATGACAGATATGCTCCTTTTGATTACAATGCATGTAAGTAAGGAGATTTTTATGGAATATGTATTAATCACAGGCGGAACCAGCGGTATTGGATATGAACTTGCGAGAGTTTTTGCCCAAAATGGTTTTGGAATTCTAATCGCAGCTTCAAACAGTGAGAAATTGTCTATGGTAAAAAACAGTTTGTCAGAAGAATTTCACACAGAAGTAGAAACATACAAAAAGGATTTGTCTAAGTTTGGGGCTGCAGAGGAACTTTACAAAGAAATAACAGGAGGTCATTCTGAAATTTCTGTTCTCGTCAATAACGCAGGATACGGATTGAAAGGAGAAACACAAAACATTGGTATAGAAGAAGACCGTAATATGCTGATCTTAAATATGATGACGCTTGCAGAACTTACGAAGCTGTTTCTTAAAGACCGGTATCAGAAGGGAAGCGGAAAGGTGCTCAACGTTTCTTCCACAGGGGCATTTCAGCCGGGTCCTTATACTTCCAGCTTTTTTGCGAGCAAAGCTTTTGTTTTAAGTTACAGCCGTGCAGTAAGATATGAGGCCAAAACATGGAATACAGGTTTGCACATTATGTCCCGGTGCTACAAAGACAGGTTTCTTTCAAAGAGAGGGAGCCAAAATTCCAAAGGGTGCCATGAATCCGGAGAATGTGGCCCGGCATGCATATCACAGCCTGATGAAAAATAAGAGTATTTTCATTCCCGGATGGAGAAACAAACTGCTTTGTCTGCTGCCGTCAGTCATCAAGATGAAATTTGTAGCAAAGATGAAACAATAGTTGACAAAATCCCGGCTTTCTTA is a window encoding:
- a CDS encoding SDR family NAD(P)-dependent oxidoreductase, which produces MEYVLITGGTSGIGYELARVFAQNGFGILIAASNSEKLSMVKNSLSEEFHTEVETYKKDLSKFGAAEELYKEITGGHSEISVLVNNAGYGLKGETQNIGIEEDRNMLILNMMTLAELTKLFLKDRYQKGSGKVLNVSSTGAFQPGPYTSSFFASKAFVLSYSRAVRYEAKTWNTGLHIMSRCYKDRFLSKRGSQNSKGCHESGECGPACISQPDEK
- a CDS encoding precorrin-8X methylmutase translates to MKIKLENVEPAQIEARSFEIITEELRAFSLIPGTEPIVKRCIHTSADFDYAKNLCFSDHVVSLAIDAIKNGASIVTDTQMGRAGINKKKLARYGGTVHCFMSDEDVAEAAKANGTTRAVASMDKAAALGEKFIFAVGNAPTALVRLYELIREGKLDPHLVIGVPVGFVNVVQSKELIMDAEVPYIVARGRKGGSNIAACIVNALLYMIDGTR
- a CDS encoding Crp/Fnr family transcriptional regulator; protein product: MKKPSEYLECGLKLSLPANFSRTLDRSAETVLLEKGCTVLYQGEEPGFIYFIAEGLMRGYYIDSEGNDMSKCFAAEGEFACTERLRKSGKATFTIETLETCICVKIPYSFLNANRNEDETILKVINEFTQRALKKAERRERGLLTLSASERYIDFLLEESKLAGRLSQKHLASYLGIRPGSLCRIKKQMDSPM
- a CDS encoding sulfite exporter TauE/SafE family protein, whose product is MLYKFIICFLAGIGAGLGTGFAGMSAAAVISPMLITFLGMNPYMAVGIALASDVFASAVSAYTYGKHKNLDIKNGLVMMISVLCFTLVGSYISSLVPSTAMGGFSTFMTLLLGIKFIVRPVMTTKSSMDLVDAKKRFLQSVLCGSVVGFICGFVGAGGGMMMLLLLTSVLGYELKTAVGTSVFIMTFTALTGSLSHFAIGGRPDMLSLLFCVLSTFLWARVAAKFANKASAIVLNRATGAVLTVLGLAIVAVNYL
- a CDS encoding MarR family winged helix-turn-helix transcriptional regulator; this translates as MQNHVLTYANHFKHLYRQTFQPLSEQYEMSQLEIDILLFLKNNPRNNTAKEISVMRGFAKSNVSKAVESLRIQGYLTTSPDPGNRKVRRLYLAEEMQNRIDALSKCQEQCFALLLDGFTEEERLKLQEFFSRIDENITKSLNHKKHEV